One stretch of Tepidibacter hydrothermalis DNA includes these proteins:
- a CDS encoding DNA-3-methyladenine glycosylase family protein has protein sequence MKIYEKNNSVIVEDMKDFDPKHIFECGQCFRWNEEEDGSYTGVAFKKILNIKKEDNLVYFNNTNLEDFHNIWYKYFDLDRDYSKIKEELSKMDKYLNEAVKFGYGIRILNQDEWEILISFIISANNRISMIKRAIENLSMNYGEYIGEYKGKKHYAFPSIEKMNSLTQEQIRECGTGFRDQYIKDTTFIIKNDNEDIYKYKNLDTDMCKKGLLQFCGVGPKVADCIMLFSMEKYDTFPVDVWVKRVMEEFYVDENLSLKKIREYGINKFSNLSGFAQQYLFYYARELGIGKK, from the coding sequence ATGAAAATATATGAAAAAAATAATTCAGTTATAGTTGAAGATATGAAAGACTTTGATCCTAAGCATATATTTGAGTGTGGTCAATGTTTTAGATGGAATGAAGAAGAAGATGGATCTTATACTGGAGTAGCGTTTAAAAAAATACTTAATATAAAAAAAGAAGATAATTTAGTGTATTTTAATAATACAAATCTAGAAGATTTTCATAATATATGGTATAAGTATTTTGATTTAGATAGAGATTATTCTAAAATAAAAGAAGAATTATCTAAAATGGACAAATACTTAAATGAAGCTGTAAAGTTTGGATATGGGATAAGAATACTCAATCAAGATGAATGGGAAATATTGATATCATTCATAATATCAGCTAATAACAGGATATCTATGATAAAAAGGGCAATAGAAAATTTATCTATGAATTATGGAGAATATATAGGAGAATATAAAGGAAAGAAGCATTATGCTTTTCCATCTATTGAAAAGATGAATTCATTGACACAAGAACAAATAAGAGAATGTGGAACTGGATTTAGAGATCAATATATAAAAGATACAACTTTTATAATAAAAAATGATAATGAAGATATATATAAATATAAGAATTTAGATACAGATATGTGTAAGAAGGGACTTTTACAATTTTGTGGAGTTGGACCAAAAGTTGCAGATTGTATAATGTTATTCTCTATGGAAAAGTACGATACATTTCCAGTAGATGTATGGGTTAAGAGAGTTATGGAAGAATTTTATGTAGATGAAAATCTTAGCTTAAAGAAAATAAGAGAATATGGTATAAATAAATTTTCAAATCTATCTGGATTTGCTCAACAATATCTATTTTACTATGCAAGGGAGCTTGGTATAGGAAAAAAATAG
- the cls gene encoding cardiolipin synthase, with protein MIDIIDTIMWALGILFTISAVLVSLVIFLENRDPSKTIAWLLLFVVFPIGGFIIYILCGQNVRRKKIFKTQKIFSDIKVSDLFNNIKEFDNLLFIEKQAIRDDIIFNDSSMDNSKRVMSLLLNTGRTPFTLNNNIKILTNGKEKFDEMIRDLRKAKHHIHMEYYIIKNSEIGNKIKKILIRKANEGVKVRILYDDVGCWRLWFDRKFFDEMREHNIEIYPFLKSKIPFLNKRLNYRNHRKIAIIDGKIGYTGGINIGDEYLGKNKKFGFWRDTHMKIKGESVYMLQLTFLLDWYFATKNRIFDGQYFPSISYKGDSIVQIAASGPDSDWEVIHQAYFSAISKAKKRIYIQTPYFIPDESVLMALKTAALSGVDVRIIFPQIADHKIVHLASSSYFKEILKTGGKVYLYKKGFMHSKILIIDDDICSVGSANMDLRSFMINFEVNGFIYDEKVTKRLEKDFMEDIKNSEEIKYEDYMNRSVVQKIKESAARLFSAVL; from the coding sequence GTGATTGACATAATAGACACTATAATGTGGGCACTTGGAATATTATTCACCATATCTGCAGTATTAGTATCGTTAGTAATATTCTTAGAGAATAGAGATCCTTCTAAAACAATAGCATGGCTGTTGCTTTTTGTAGTATTTCCAATAGGTGGGTTTATAATATATATACTCTGTGGTCAAAATGTTAGGCGAAAGAAAATATTTAAGACTCAGAAGATATTTTCAGATATAAAAGTCAGTGATTTGTTCAATAATATAAAGGAATTTGACAATCTATTGTTTATAGAAAAGCAGGCTATAAGGGACGATATTATATTCAATGATAGTAGCATGGATAATTCAAAGAGAGTTATGAGTCTATTATTAAATACCGGAAGAACTCCATTTACACTTAACAATAATATAAAGATACTTACAAATGGAAAAGAAAAATTTGATGAGATGATAAGAGATCTAAGAAAAGCTAAGCACCATATACACATGGAGTACTACATTATAAAGAATTCAGAAATAGGAAATAAAATAAAGAAAATATTGATAAGAAAAGCAAATGAAGGAGTAAAGGTTAGAATACTTTACGATGATGTAGGTTGTTGGAGACTTTGGTTTGATAGAAAGTTTTTCGATGAGATGAGGGAGCATAATATAGAGATATATCCGTTTTTAAAATCAAAAATTCCTTTTTTAAATAAAAGATTAAACTATAGAAATCACAGAAAGATAGCTATAATAGATGGAAAGATAGGGTATACAGGAGGGATAAATATAGGAGACGAATACTTAGGAAAAAATAAAAAATTCGGATTCTGGAGAGATACTCATATGAAGATAAAGGGTGAATCAGTTTATATGTTACAGCTTACATTTTTGCTAGACTGGTATTTTGCTACCAAAAATAGAATATTTGATGGACAGTATTTTCCATCCATATCTTATAAAGGAGACAGTATAGTTCAAATAGCTGCAAGTGGTCCTGATTCTGATTGGGAGGTAATACATCAAGCTTATTTTAGCGCTATATCAAAAGCAAAAAAGAGAATATATATACAAACGCCTTATTTTATACCTGACGAAAGTGTATTGATGGCTTTAAAAACGGCAGCTTTGAGTGGTGTGGATGTAAGAATAATATTTCCACAAATAGCAGATCACAAAATAGTTCATCTAGCATCATCTTCGTATTTTAAAGAGATATTAAAAACAGGAGGAAAAGTATATCTATACAAAAAAGGGTTCATGCATTCAAAGATATTGATAATAGATGATGATATATGCTCTGTGGGAAGTGCTAATATGGATCTTAGAAGCTTTATGATTAATTTTGAAGTAAATGGATTTATATATGATGAGAAGGTCACTAAAAGACTTGAGAAGGACTTTATGGAAGATATAAAAAATAGCGAAGAGATAAAATATGAAGATTATATGAATAGATCGGTAGTTCAAAAA